The following coding sequences lie in one Phragmites australis chromosome 8, lpPhrAust1.1, whole genome shotgun sequence genomic window:
- the LOC133927793 gene encoding pentatricopeptide repeat-containing protein At3g61360 gives MRLHLLPPPRRAAAPLLTPTVPYLARLLLSHASSTPPLLLSLLPSCPALLTPLLSHLLLSHSPPFPALSLYRRLLTLPHFPVPESSLPVLLRLLARSRRYAHLSFPLLESLPSTHPHLLSAPALAVLLSTALSASGPGASFDAAVTCFDSAARVWARAGRAFGAPELNALLRAFCARGRVAEARALFHRYCDAYPPDTRTFNTLLLGFKEAGHAQALDLFYHDAVLRGFVPDAVSYCVRMDSYCKKGRFLDALELLDEMRSRENCKPTLQVLTTLIYGAGIVRDAVRARHLFDEMEKWGVTPDRGAHNALMGAYVRARDLQSAMAVMGEMERKGIGLDDVSYNTIFCGFQRVGDLEGIWGVYRKMVGSGFMPRTRTTMLLMKVFCENGRADLGLELWDYLMGKGCVPHRHALDILVTGLCCKGVVFEAYRCFREMIEMGMAPTERAFRVLEGFLRRTREFGKVEEVSQMMKAIQLEGHHIEEEAV, from the coding sequence AtgcgcctccacctcctcccgccgccgcgccgcgccgccgcaccGCTCCTCACGCCGACCGTCCCCTACCTCGCACGCCTCCTCCTATCCCACGCGTCGTCCACTCCGCCGCTTCTCCTCTCACTCCTCCCGTCCTGTCCCGCCCTCCTCACGCCGCTCCTCTCCCATCTCCTCCTCTCGCACTCGCCGCCCTTCCCTGCTCTCTCCCTGTACCGCCGCCTCCTCACTCTGCCCCACTTCCCCGTCCCGGAGAGCTCTCTCCccgtcctcctccgcctcctcgcccGTTCCCGCCGCTACGCCCACCTCTCGTTCCCGCTGCTCGAGTCCCTCCCGTCCACACACCCGCACCTCCTCTCCGCGCCCGCGCTCGCCGTCCTCCTCTCCACCGCGCTCTCCGCGTCCGGCCCCGGCGCGTCCTTCGACGCCGCCGTCACCTGCTTCGACTCCGCCGCCCGCGTCTGGGCGCGCGCGGGCCGTGCTTTCGGCGCCCCCGAGCTCAACGCGCTGCTCCGCGCCTTCTGCGCCCGCGGCCGCGTCGCCGAGGCGCGCGCGCTCTTCCACCGCTATTGCGACGCGTACCCGCCCGACACCCGCACGTTCAACACGCTACTGCTCGGGTTCAAGGAGGCCGGTCATGCCCAGGCGCTGGACCTCTTCTACCATGATGCCGTGCTGCGCGGTTTCGTGCCGGACGCCGTGTCGTACTGCGTGAGGATGGACTCCTACTGCAAGAAAGGGAGGTTCTTGGATGCCCTAGAGCTGCTCGACGAAATGCGCAGTAGGGAGAACTGCAAGCCGACACTGCAGGTGCTCACCACACTGATATACGGAGCTGGGATTGTGAGGGACGCGGTTCGTGCGCGTCACCTGTTTGATGAAATGGAGAAGTGGGGAGTGACTCCGGACCGTGGGGCTCACAATGCGCTCATGGGTGCGTATGTGAGGGCTAGGGATTTGCAGTCTGCGATGGCAGTGATGGGCGAGATGGAGCGGAAGGGGATTGGTCTGGATGATGTGAGCTACAACACAATATTTTGTGGGTTTCAGAGAGTTGGTGATTTAGAGGGGATCTGGGGGGTGTACAGAAAGATGGTTGGCTCAGGGTTCATGCCAAGGACCAGAACGACAATGTTGCTCATGAAAGTATTCTGCGAGAATGGGCGAGCTGATCTTGGGCTGGAGCTGTGGGATTATCTGATGGGAAAAGGATGTGTACCTCACCGTCACGCATTGGATATTCTGGTTACTGGTTTATGCTGCAAAGGTGTGGTTTTTGAAGCATACAGGTGTTTTAGGGAGATGATCGAGATGGGGATGGCACCTACAGAGAGAGCATTTAGGGTTTTGGAAGGGTTTTTAAGACGGACGCGGGAATTTGGGAAGGTTGAGGAGGTTAGCCAAATGATGAAGGCAATCCAATTGGAGGGGCATCACATTGAAGAAGAGGCTGTGTGA
- the LOC133927298 gene encoding uncharacterized protein LOC133927298, with amino-acid sequence MALAPASLQCFLIGRPVCTATLPKPARRPSRISCKAAADEKGKLPSGGNDLGVKLGKLAMVALATGVLALGPVDGAMAAKSGGRVGGQAFRSAPRSSGPRINNSRTNIYINPPVAPPLRGYGYGGYGSPFFGGWGWSPFTFFAPGPSVAVGIGGGFDTLVLFLVLGAVVGAVRRFLNRDSDDYED; translated from the exons ATGGCTCTGGCACCCGCGTCTCTCCAGTGCTTCCTCATTGGCAGACCGGTATGCACGGCGACGCTGCCCAAGCCCGCGAGGAGACCGTCGAGGATCTCGTGCAAGGCGGCCGCCGATGAGAAGGGCAAGCTCCCGTCGGGAGGCAATGATCTCGGGGTGAAGCTCGGGAAGCTGGCGATGGTCGCGCTGGCCACCGGCGTGCTGGCGCTCGGGCCCGTCGACGGCGCCATGGCGGCCAAGTCCGGTGGCAGGGTCGGCGGCCAGGCGTTCCGGTCCGCGCCACGGTCGTCCGGCCCTCGGATAAACAATTCCAG GACGAACATCTACATCAACCCGCCGGTGGCGCCGCCTCTGCGCGGGTATGGGTACGGCGGCTACGGGAGCCCGTTCTTCGGCGGCTGGGGGTGGTCGCCGTTCACCTTCTTCGCTCCCGGCCCGAGCGTCGCCGTCGGGATCGGCGGCGGCTTCGACACGCTCGTCCTCTTCTTGGTGTTGGGCGCGGTCGTCGGCGCCGTCAGGCGGTTTCTCAACAGGGACAGTGACGATTACGAAGACTGA